A stretch of the Ornithodoros turicata isolate Travis chromosome 4, ASM3712646v1, whole genome shotgun sequence genome encodes the following:
- the LOC135390642 gene encoding uncharacterized protein LOC135390642 isoform X2, translated as MATEEQRNKLSTMPEGKEGREKSSFPETQAYELPVRIQSLRGRRQPTAADLRRILNLPVSIKRVVSCDFCDVAVYEEPWDEVHVVVHTERPPCDSFHYVVNKWCDLDNVRRALGHGRALDLDWWLGSSELETLCNPYDDIIAMEHKEVFMENFSLGIFLGYNTFIDHYNSTDATSKSARITNPTVYFEHCSNVLSLYFLDSRKKGISPWHRMVVRYSSICRITMCKIKPHETIVYLHLLHSPLLYKICMSGCNEDRYVDPYELYEWSAWDRATEFGDGASRCTVDVVGKTRVLKMSFADRKHWTPLSNLVLRTKNNAEVVYAPVKEVKAKDLGQVPRPGLDDFGATFALLSVWSGSFQVADELALSGKAKEVNRELMHRVAECPRALEEALFEIYFALSQGKVVTFCTALESLYAKYLGYRVCQETWTGSVVAQELPKHIVKVRKVIITPTKKLFLPPQLVCKSRLLQHFDPEYALRVVVRDDDCKLISFSLGACKEQFLNAVIKPQLMSGVKVGGRRFQFLGCSTSQLRNHGVWFYAKDAMERTAEGIRAGIGDLSGILSVPKLMARMGQAFSQSLGFVNVPRHYTLMEHDIRTPVAIDPKRDYIFSDGIGRISAQLLRKVYRALELEDGEEPCAIQIRYGGCKGMLLLDPRLTGKRIIFRPSMCKFNSDHEDLYVLKTSKPRVLYLNRPMITILEQSGIRAKAFLVLQNRVLDSFINSMLDAHEAAQVLCGYSAMRLPYRELAAAGVDLTVEPFFRGLIRAINRKVLKDLKTKARIIVPPDSGRTMFGVLDETFKLEYGQVFVQYSNDIFRYKATDPATILKGDVIVTKNPCMHPGDIRRLTAVDIPELHHVRDCIVFPAKGERPHPDEMSGSDLDGDEYSVLWYEDLIFKNNCSPMHYNSDPPKEKKTPVEVQDMIDFFCQYIKGDKIGLIANAHLVWADMLTGGINSRRCRDLARKCSVNLDFAKCGEIKGFQNAEKPPMYPDFMEKLDTKNTYCSKKVLGQLYRNCKRVELSTECLDVIEDSLPDPRLLLDGREEFIASARESYRRYAHKIRAVLKSYGVESETEAFSGAVAKFSKYVKEKNDPTDVAMVLESQVEHLVRRTREEFFSEDHGMAMVLCKASAWYQVTYDMQRTEGSVLSFPWVVSDILMRILADRTTASAPVPNRRNSFGERLGDLILGPQPLASEEDAQGRMTNNLLKLMYDWIDSSKEFLYVEEPRELNLYKGIMREVYSKVSRSLGAEEATVIMQQSHKIVILCLRFACSWCLKIFQDGSNGELISKECRRRYRLGHLALITLNRLSVSGNLAYLRTAPMGATATELVRIYIAKDDEEFFLIVRRYEDVLASIMKNWSGVADIQMDLKQDRLDEWFLQLMVTGSRWALERLKEIVVYPSFREVVCQVFKLREMQTGARH; from the exons ATGGCCACGGAGGAACAGAGAAATAAGCTTTCCACTATGCCCGAAGGAaaggaaggacgagagaaaag TTCCTTTCCTGAAACGCAAGCGTATGAGCTCCCCGTTCGCATCCAAAGCCTCCGCGGTCGCCGCCAGCCGACCGCTGCGGACCTGCGCCGAATCCTGAACCTTCCGGTCTCCATTAAGCGCGTCGTGTCGTGCGACTTCTGCGACGTCGCGGTCTACGAAGAACCGTGGGACGAAGTCCACGTGGTAGTGCACACGGAGCGCCCGCCCTGCGACTCTTTTCATTACGTCGTCAACAAGTGGTGCGACTTGGACAATGTCCGCAGAGCTCTGGGTCACGGTAGGGCACTCGACCTGGACTGGTGGCTCGGGTCGTCCGAACTAGAGACCCTCTGCAACCCCTACGATGATATAATTGCTATGGAGCACAAAGAAGTTTTCATGGAAAATTTCTCACTGGGAATCTTCTTGGGCTACAATACCTTTATCGACCACTATAACAGCACCGACGCCACCTCGAAATCTGCAAGAATCACAAATCCCACCGTTTACTTCGAGCACTGTTCAAACGTGCTCTCCCTATATTTTTTGGACTCTCGCAAGAAAGGAATTTCACCATGGCACCGAATGGTCGTACGGTACTCGTCCATCTGTCGTATAACCATGTGCAAGATCAAGCCTCACGAAACTATCGTTTACCTGCACCTCTTGCACTCTCCCCTCTTGTACAAGATCTGCATGAGCGGATGCAACGAAGACCGATACGTTGACCCGTACGAACTCTACGAGTGGTCTGCATGGGACAGGGCGACAGAGTTCGGCGACGGCGCCTCGAGGTGTACGGTAGACGTTGTTGGTAAAACCAGGGTACTCAAGATGTCGTTCGCAGACAGGAAGCACTGGACACCTTTGAGTAACTTGGTGTTGCGTACAAAAAATAACGCCGAAGTCGTCTATGCCCCCGTTAAAGAGGTTAAGGCGAAGGACTTGGGCCAGGTTCCAAGACCAGGACTCGATGACTTTGGGGCTACGTTCGCCTTGCTGAGTGTCTGGTCCGGAAGTTTCCAGGTGGCTGACGAGTTGGCATTGTCTGGTAAGGCTAAGGAGGTCAACCGGGAATTGATGCATAGAGTGGCCGAATGTCCACGGGCGCTCGAGGAAGCACTTTTCGAGATCTACTTCGCTTTAAGCCAGGGAAAG GTCGTAACATTCTGCACCGCATTGGAGAGCCTATATGCAAAGTATCTTGGTTACCGTGTGTGCCAAGAGACATGGACAGGATCCGTGGTGGCTCAAGAACTTCCCAAACATATTGTTAAGGTTCGCAAGGTGATCATCACGCCGACGAAGAAGCTCTTTCTGCCACCGCAGCTGGTTTGCAAGAGTCGTCTCCTGCAGCATTTTGATCCCGAATATGCACTTCGAGTGGTCGTTCGCGACGACGACTGCAAGCTCATTTCTTTCTCACTCGGAGCCTGCAAGGAACAGTTCCTCAATGCT GTGATTAAGCCACAGCTCATGTCCGGTGTCAAGGTTGGCGGACGGAGGTTCCAGTTTCTGGGTTGCTCTACCTCACAGCTTCGGAACCACGGGGTGTGGTTCTACGCCAAGGATGCAATGGAACGAACTGCGGAAGGCATCCGCGCCGGTATTGGTGACCTGTCCGGTATCCTGAGTGTACCGAAGTTGATGGCTCGAATGGGACAggccttctcccagtccctggGCTTCGTGAATGTGCCCCGACATTACACGTTGATGGAACATGACATCCGCACTCCCGTTGCGATTGACCCGAAGCGGGACTACATATTCTCTGATGGAATAGGTCGCATTTCTGCGCAGCTCTTAAGAAAG GTGTACAGAGCCCTGGAgctggaagacggcgaagaaCCGTGCGCTATTCAGATCCGTTACGGTGGATGCAAAGGCATGCTGCTGTTGGACCCTCGCCTCACTGGGAAGCGCATAATCTTTCGTCCAAGTATGTGCAAGTTCAACTCGGACCACGAAGACCTCTACGTGCTCAAGACCAGCAAGCCAC gtGTGCTCTATCTGAACCGACCAATGATCACCATCCTGGAGCAAAGCGGTATCCGTGCGAAGGCCTTCTTGGTGCTGCAGAATCGTGTGCTGGACTCATTCATTAATAGCATGTTGGACGCCCACGAAGCAGCCCAAGTGCTGTGCGGCTACAGCGCTATGCGCCTTCCGTACCGGGAACTCGCAGCCGCCGGTGTGGACCTCACGGTTGAGCCATTCTTTCGAGGCCTCATTCGGGCTATCAACCGGAAGGTCCTCA AGGACCTCAAGACAAAGGCTCGGATCATAGTCCCTCCAGACAGCGGCCGTACCATGTTCGGTGTGTTGGACGAGACGTTCAAGCTAGAATACGGCCAGGTATTCGTGCAGTATTCCAACGACATCTTTCGGTACAAGGCGACAGATCCTGCCACAATCCTCAAGG GTGATGTTATCGTGACAAAGAACCCGTGTATGCATCCGGGGGACATCCGTCGGCTGACGGCAGTCGATATTCCGGAACTGCATCATGTTAGAGACTGTATTGTATTCCCTGCAAAAGGTGAAAGGCCGCATCCCGATGAAATGTCCG GATCTGACTTGGATGGCGACGAGTACTCCGTGCTCTGGTACGAGGATCTGATCTTCAAGAACAACTGTAGCCCGATGCACTACAACAGCGATCCGCCCAAAGAAAAGAAGACTCCTGTGGAG GTCCAAGACATGATCGACTTTTTCTGCCAGTACATCAAGGGCGATAAAATAGGCCTAATTGCCAACGCGCATCTGGTATGGGCCGATATGCTCACCGGTGGCATCAACTCCCGACGCTGCCGCGACCTCGCGCGAAAATGCTCGGTCAATCTGGACTTCGCAAAGTGTGGAGAAATCAAAGGGTTTCAGAACGCTGAGAAACCACCCATGTACCCAGACTTCATGGAAAAGCTCGACACAAAGAACACTTACTGTTCAAAGAAAGTCTTGGGCCAACTGTACCGCAACTGCAAGCGCGTCGAACTCAGCACCGAATGTCTGGACGTGATAGAGGACAGCCTTCCAGACCCAAGGCTGCTGCTGGACGGAAGAGAAGAGTTCATCGCGTCCGCCAGAGAGTCGTACCGGCGCTACGCACACAAGATCCGCGCGGTTCTTAAATCGTACGGAGTCGAGTCCGAGACCGAGGCGTTTTCTGGAGCTGTCGCCAAGTTCAGCAAGTACGTCAAAGAGAAGAACGATCCCACGGATGTTGCCATGGTTCTGGAAAGCCAGGTGGAACACTTGGTGCGTCGGACGCGGGAAGAGTTTTTTTCTGAAGACCATGGCATGGCAATGGTCCTCTGCAAGGCGTCTGCCTGGTACCAGGTGACGTATGACATGCAGAGGACAGAAGGGTCAGTCCTCAGCTTTCCCTGGGTCGTGTCCGACATTTTGATGCGGATACTCGCAGACCGAACGACCGCGAGCGCCCCAGTTCCCAACCGGAGGAACAGCTTCGGTGAACGCCTGGGAGACCTCATACTTGGACCACAGCCCTTAGCCTCTGAGGAAGACGCGCAGGGCCGAATGACTAACAACCTGTTAAAGCTGATGTACGACTGGATAGATTCGAGCAAGGAGTTCCTGTATGTCGAAGAACCGAGGGAACTTAACCTCTATAAGGGAATCATGCGAGAGGTCTACTCCAAAGTGTCTCGATCACTCGGTGCCGAAGAGGCCACCGTCATCATGCAGCAGTCACACAAAATAGTCATTCTATGTCTTCGCTTCGCCTGTTCGTGGTGCCTCAAGATCTTTCAGGATGGCAGCAACGGAGAGCTAATCAGCAAAGAGTGTAGGCGACGTTACCGGTTGGGACACCTGGCGCTTATAACGCTCAACAGGCTGAGCGTATCTGGAAACCTGGCGTACCTCCGCACAGCGCCGATGGGAGCAACGGCGACCGAGCTGGTCCGCATCTACATCGCAAAGGACGACGAAGAGTTTTTTCTGATCGTCCGAAGGTACGAGGATGTTTTAGCGTCCATCATGAAGAACTGGTCCGGAGTGGCGGACATTCAAATGGATCTGAAACAGGACCGGCTCGACGAGTGGTTCCTGCAGCTCATGGTTACAGGAAGCAGGTGGGCCTTGGAACGGCTCAAGGAGATCGTGGTGTACCCCTCCTTCCGAGAGGTGGTGTGCCAAGTGTTCAAGCTGAGAGAAATGCAGACTGGTGCCAGGCATTGA
- the LOC135390642 gene encoding uncharacterized protein LOC135390642 isoform X3, which yields MTKPSISRSFPETQAYELPVRIQSLRGRRQPTAADLRRILNLPVSIKRVVSCDFCDVAVYEEPWDEVHVVVHTERPPCDSFHYVVNKWCDLDNVRRALGHGRALDLDWWLGSSELETLCNPYDDIIAMEHKEVFMENFSLGIFLGYNTFIDHYNSTDATSKSARITNPTVYFEHCSNVLSLYFLDSRKKGISPWHRMVVRYSSICRITMCKIKPHETIVYLHLLHSPLLYKICMSGCNEDRYVDPYELYEWSAWDRATEFGDGASRCTVDVVGKTRVLKMSFADRKHWTPLSNLVLRTKNNAEVVYAPVKEVKAKDLGQVPRPGLDDFGATFALLSVWSGSFQVADELALSGKAKEVNRELMHRVAECPRALEEALFEIYFALSQGKVVTFCTALESLYAKYLGYRVCQETWTGSVVAQELPKHIVKVRKVIITPTKKLFLPPQLVCKSRLLQHFDPEYALRVVVRDDDCKLISFSLGACKEQFLNAVIKPQLMSGVKVGGRRFQFLGCSTSQLRNHGVWFYAKDAMERTAEGIRAGIGDLSGILSVPKLMARMGQAFSQSLGFVNVPRHYTLMEHDIRTPVAIDPKRDYIFSDGIGRISAQLLRKVYRALELEDGEEPCAIQIRYGGCKGMLLLDPRLTGKRIIFRPSMCKFNSDHEDLYVLKTSKPRVLYLNRPMITILEQSGIRAKAFLVLQNRVLDSFINSMLDAHEAAQVLCGYSAMRLPYRELAAAGVDLTVEPFFRGLIRAINRKVLKDLKTKARIIVPPDSGRTMFGVLDETFKLEYGQVFVQYSNDIFRYKATDPATILKGDVIVTKNPCMHPGDIRRLTAVDIPELHHVRDCIVFPAKGERPHPDEMSGSDLDGDEYSVLWYEDLIFKNNCSPMHYNSDPPKEKKTPVEVQDMIDFFCQYIKGDKIGLIANAHLVWADMLTGGINSRRCRDLARKCSVNLDFAKCGEIKGFQNAEKPPMYPDFMEKLDTKNTYCSKKVLGQLYRNCKRVELSTECLDVIEDSLPDPRLLLDGREEFIASARESYRRYAHKIRAVLKSYGVESETEAFSGAVAKFSKYVKEKNDPTDVAMVLESQVEHLVRRTREEFFSEDHGMAMVLCKASAWYQVTYDMQRTEGSVLSFPWVVSDILMRILADRTTASAPVPNRRNSFGERLGDLILGPQPLASEEDAQGRMTNNLLKLMYDWIDSSKEFLYVEEPRELNLYKGIMREVYSKVSRSLGAEEATVIMQQSHKIVILCLRFACSWCLKIFQDGSNGELISKECRRRYRLGHLALITLNRLSVSGNLAYLRTAPMGATATELVRIYIAKDDEEFFLIVRRYEDVLASIMKNWSGVADIQMDLKQDRLDEWFLQLMVTGSRWALERLKEIVVYPSFREVVCQVFKLREMQTGARH from the exons ATGACGAAGCCTTCAATTTCACG TTCCTTTCCTGAAACGCAAGCGTATGAGCTCCCCGTTCGCATCCAAAGCCTCCGCGGTCGCCGCCAGCCGACCGCTGCGGACCTGCGCCGAATCCTGAACCTTCCGGTCTCCATTAAGCGCGTCGTGTCGTGCGACTTCTGCGACGTCGCGGTCTACGAAGAACCGTGGGACGAAGTCCACGTGGTAGTGCACACGGAGCGCCCGCCCTGCGACTCTTTTCATTACGTCGTCAACAAGTGGTGCGACTTGGACAATGTCCGCAGAGCTCTGGGTCACGGTAGGGCACTCGACCTGGACTGGTGGCTCGGGTCGTCCGAACTAGAGACCCTCTGCAACCCCTACGATGATATAATTGCTATGGAGCACAAAGAAGTTTTCATGGAAAATTTCTCACTGGGAATCTTCTTGGGCTACAATACCTTTATCGACCACTATAACAGCACCGACGCCACCTCGAAATCTGCAAGAATCACAAATCCCACCGTTTACTTCGAGCACTGTTCAAACGTGCTCTCCCTATATTTTTTGGACTCTCGCAAGAAAGGAATTTCACCATGGCACCGAATGGTCGTACGGTACTCGTCCATCTGTCGTATAACCATGTGCAAGATCAAGCCTCACGAAACTATCGTTTACCTGCACCTCTTGCACTCTCCCCTCTTGTACAAGATCTGCATGAGCGGATGCAACGAAGACCGATACGTTGACCCGTACGAACTCTACGAGTGGTCTGCATGGGACAGGGCGACAGAGTTCGGCGACGGCGCCTCGAGGTGTACGGTAGACGTTGTTGGTAAAACCAGGGTACTCAAGATGTCGTTCGCAGACAGGAAGCACTGGACACCTTTGAGTAACTTGGTGTTGCGTACAAAAAATAACGCCGAAGTCGTCTATGCCCCCGTTAAAGAGGTTAAGGCGAAGGACTTGGGCCAGGTTCCAAGACCAGGACTCGATGACTTTGGGGCTACGTTCGCCTTGCTGAGTGTCTGGTCCGGAAGTTTCCAGGTGGCTGACGAGTTGGCATTGTCTGGTAAGGCTAAGGAGGTCAACCGGGAATTGATGCATAGAGTGGCCGAATGTCCACGGGCGCTCGAGGAAGCACTTTTCGAGATCTACTTCGCTTTAAGCCAGGGAAAG GTCGTAACATTCTGCACCGCATTGGAGAGCCTATATGCAAAGTATCTTGGTTACCGTGTGTGCCAAGAGACATGGACAGGATCCGTGGTGGCTCAAGAACTTCCCAAACATATTGTTAAGGTTCGCAAGGTGATCATCACGCCGACGAAGAAGCTCTTTCTGCCACCGCAGCTGGTTTGCAAGAGTCGTCTCCTGCAGCATTTTGATCCCGAATATGCACTTCGAGTGGTCGTTCGCGACGACGACTGCAAGCTCATTTCTTTCTCACTCGGAGCCTGCAAGGAACAGTTCCTCAATGCT GTGATTAAGCCACAGCTCATGTCCGGTGTCAAGGTTGGCGGACGGAGGTTCCAGTTTCTGGGTTGCTCTACCTCACAGCTTCGGAACCACGGGGTGTGGTTCTACGCCAAGGATGCAATGGAACGAACTGCGGAAGGCATCCGCGCCGGTATTGGTGACCTGTCCGGTATCCTGAGTGTACCGAAGTTGATGGCTCGAATGGGACAggccttctcccagtccctggGCTTCGTGAATGTGCCCCGACATTACACGTTGATGGAACATGACATCCGCACTCCCGTTGCGATTGACCCGAAGCGGGACTACATATTCTCTGATGGAATAGGTCGCATTTCTGCGCAGCTCTTAAGAAAG GTGTACAGAGCCCTGGAgctggaagacggcgaagaaCCGTGCGCTATTCAGATCCGTTACGGTGGATGCAAAGGCATGCTGCTGTTGGACCCTCGCCTCACTGGGAAGCGCATAATCTTTCGTCCAAGTATGTGCAAGTTCAACTCGGACCACGAAGACCTCTACGTGCTCAAGACCAGCAAGCCAC gtGTGCTCTATCTGAACCGACCAATGATCACCATCCTGGAGCAAAGCGGTATCCGTGCGAAGGCCTTCTTGGTGCTGCAGAATCGTGTGCTGGACTCATTCATTAATAGCATGTTGGACGCCCACGAAGCAGCCCAAGTGCTGTGCGGCTACAGCGCTATGCGCCTTCCGTACCGGGAACTCGCAGCCGCCGGTGTGGACCTCACGGTTGAGCCATTCTTTCGAGGCCTCATTCGGGCTATCAACCGGAAGGTCCTCA AGGACCTCAAGACAAAGGCTCGGATCATAGTCCCTCCAGACAGCGGCCGTACCATGTTCGGTGTGTTGGACGAGACGTTCAAGCTAGAATACGGCCAGGTATTCGTGCAGTATTCCAACGACATCTTTCGGTACAAGGCGACAGATCCTGCCACAATCCTCAAGG GTGATGTTATCGTGACAAAGAACCCGTGTATGCATCCGGGGGACATCCGTCGGCTGACGGCAGTCGATATTCCGGAACTGCATCATGTTAGAGACTGTATTGTATTCCCTGCAAAAGGTGAAAGGCCGCATCCCGATGAAATGTCCG GATCTGACTTGGATGGCGACGAGTACTCCGTGCTCTGGTACGAGGATCTGATCTTCAAGAACAACTGTAGCCCGATGCACTACAACAGCGATCCGCCCAAAGAAAAGAAGACTCCTGTGGAG GTCCAAGACATGATCGACTTTTTCTGCCAGTACATCAAGGGCGATAAAATAGGCCTAATTGCCAACGCGCATCTGGTATGGGCCGATATGCTCACCGGTGGCATCAACTCCCGACGCTGCCGCGACCTCGCGCGAAAATGCTCGGTCAATCTGGACTTCGCAAAGTGTGGAGAAATCAAAGGGTTTCAGAACGCTGAGAAACCACCCATGTACCCAGACTTCATGGAAAAGCTCGACACAAAGAACACTTACTGTTCAAAGAAAGTCTTGGGCCAACTGTACCGCAACTGCAAGCGCGTCGAACTCAGCACCGAATGTCTGGACGTGATAGAGGACAGCCTTCCAGACCCAAGGCTGCTGCTGGACGGAAGAGAAGAGTTCATCGCGTCCGCCAGAGAGTCGTACCGGCGCTACGCACACAAGATCCGCGCGGTTCTTAAATCGTACGGAGTCGAGTCCGAGACCGAGGCGTTTTCTGGAGCTGTCGCCAAGTTCAGCAAGTACGTCAAAGAGAAGAACGATCCCACGGATGTTGCCATGGTTCTGGAAAGCCAGGTGGAACACTTGGTGCGTCGGACGCGGGAAGAGTTTTTTTCTGAAGACCATGGCATGGCAATGGTCCTCTGCAAGGCGTCTGCCTGGTACCAGGTGACGTATGACATGCAGAGGACAGAAGGGTCAGTCCTCAGCTTTCCCTGGGTCGTGTCCGACATTTTGATGCGGATACTCGCAGACCGAACGACCGCGAGCGCCCCAGTTCCCAACCGGAGGAACAGCTTCGGTGAACGCCTGGGAGACCTCATACTTGGACCACAGCCCTTAGCCTCTGAGGAAGACGCGCAGGGCCGAATGACTAACAACCTGTTAAAGCTGATGTACGACTGGATAGATTCGAGCAAGGAGTTCCTGTATGTCGAAGAACCGAGGGAACTTAACCTCTATAAGGGAATCATGCGAGAGGTCTACTCCAAAGTGTCTCGATCACTCGGTGCCGAAGAGGCCACCGTCATCATGCAGCAGTCACACAAAATAGTCATTCTATGTCTTCGCTTCGCCTGTTCGTGGTGCCTCAAGATCTTTCAGGATGGCAGCAACGGAGAGCTAATCAGCAAAGAGTGTAGGCGACGTTACCGGTTGGGACACCTGGCGCTTATAACGCTCAACAGGCTGAGCGTATCTGGAAACCTGGCGTACCTCCGCACAGCGCCGATGGGAGCAACGGCGACCGAGCTGGTCCGCATCTACATCGCAAAGGACGACGAAGAGTTTTTTCTGATCGTCCGAAGGTACGAGGATGTTTTAGCGTCCATCATGAAGAACTGGTCCGGAGTGGCGGACATTCAAATGGATCTGAAACAGGACCGGCTCGACGAGTGGTTCCTGCAGCTCATGGTTACAGGAAGCAGGTGGGCCTTGGAACGGCTCAAGGAGATCGTGGTGTACCCCTCCTTCCGAGAGGTGGTGTGCCAAGTGTTCAAGCTGAGAGAAATGCAGACTGGTGCCAGGCATTGA